One region of Oryza sativa Japonica Group chromosome 5, ASM3414082v1 genomic DNA includes:
- the LOC136356750 gene encoding uncharacterized protein — protein MAEFVEHVHVESDTLLQRLEARPPVVRPDDVASILRNFRARAAALLRRVSCRSAADVVQTSGRRPSPPLPRRSSVDRSGPSSSRRGYEAAHTSHGRPSFQHTPAPEYTRGSAGSGVPTSSTAPPRPQVFQTPPYVHPSQGASGSAHFPYMPTGDNVLNTPAWGLHITPRAPEQGHTQHTYDEYGSASTHHGMPAYSPRTAFIEDFFSTDPPQGEVAMDYWHAAPQVTQPTQETEAGQGPDVTPQQAARDRHPPDNLTYPTEQIRRRKKGGPSKRAKGTDRP, from the exons ATG GCGGAATTTGTTGAGCACGTTCACGTGGAGTCCGACACCCTGCTGCAAAGACTAGAGGCGAGACCTCCAGTCGTCAGGCCTGACGACGTGGCGAGCATCCTTCGCAACTTCCGTGCACGTGCTGCCGCACTACTACGTCGTGTCTCCTGTCGGAGCGCGGCAGATGTGGTGCAGACGTCGGGCCGAcggccatcaccaccactaccCCGACGTTCCAGCGTGGATCGGAGTGGTCCATCCTCTTCACGTCGCGGGTACGAAGCGGCCCACACATCTCACGGTCGTCCTTCCTTTCAGCACACCCCAGCACCGGAGTACACCAGGGGGTCAGCCGGATCAGGGGTACCCACGTCGAGCACGGCACCACCACGTCCGCAGGTATTCCAaactccgccttatgttcacccCTCGCAGGGAGCATCTGGGTCGGCACACTTCCCTTACATGCCAACGGGGGACAACGTGTTGAACACACCAGCATGGGGACTTCATATCACTCCGCGTGCGCCAGAGCAGGGCCACACACAGCAcacat ATGATGAGTACGGTTCGGCGTCGACGCATCACGGAATGCCTGCTTACTCCCCTCGCACAGCATTCATTGAGGACTTCTTTTCCACTGATcctccccagggggaagtagCGATGGATTACTGGCACGCAGCACCTCAGGTCACACAGCCGACACAGGAGACGGAGGCCGGTCAGGGGCCAGACGTGACACCACAGCAGGCAGCTAGAGATAGGCACCCCCCTGATAATTTGACATATCCCACTGAGCAGATTAGGCGTAGGAAGAAGGGAGGACCTAGCAAGCGTGCGAAGGGCACTGATCGTCCTTGA